The genomic window AAAATCGGGTGAACAAAGATTGACGGAATATCAGTTTAAAGAATAAAAAAAGAGCCCAAAAATTTGGACTCTCGGCTTTAGAAATATAAATAAGTAAAATTACTTCAATGTAAACTTCACCTTTGTTTTAATAGCGTCGGAAGAATTTCCGATTTGTGCTTCAAAATCTCCCGGTTCGGCCACCCAGTCGTGTTTATCGGCATCGAAGAAGCTTAAAGCGGTTTTGTCAATCGAAAATGTCACTTCTTTTTCTTCACCCGGATTCAAAAATACCTTTTCAAAACCTTTCAATTCCTTTGCAGGACGCTGAACAGACGATTTCAAATCACTGATATACAACTGTGCAACTTCTGCTCCGGCTCTTTTTCCGGTGTTTTTAACGGTAACGGAGATTGTTATTTTGTCGTCCTGCGTCATCGTTGTCTTATCGGCTTTTGCTTTTCCAAATTCAAAAGTTGTATAGCTCAGACCATGTCCAAAACTGAACAAAGGCTTAATTTTTTTCGTGTCATGCCAACGATAGCCTACCAAAATTCCTTCGTTATAAGCAATATTGATTGGATTATTCTGGTCTTTTCCTTTTCCGGCAGCCAATTCTTCTTTATTTCCCGGATATTCTCCCAATTGATGAGCTGCATTATCTTCCAGCTTCACAGGGAATGTAAACGGCAGTTTTCCTGAAGGGTTTGTGTCACCAGCTAAGATCGAAGCAATAGAATTTCCTGCTTCAGAACCCAGATACCAAGCCTGAACAATCGTCGGAACTTCCTTCACCCAAGGCATAGCCACCGCATTTCCTGAAACCAGAACCACCGCAAGATTTTTGTTGGCTTTTGCCAATGCAGAAATTACATTGTTCTGATTATAAGGAAGTTCATAGCTTTTTCTGTCATTCCCTTCACTGTCCTGAAAATCAGCTTTATTTAAACCTCCGATGAAAATAACATAGTCGGATTTTTTAGCTAATTCTACAGCTTCATTTAAAATTTCACCCGGAGAACGGTCGTCTTTCAGGTTTTGCCCGGATTTTACCCCATTGTATTCTCCACCGATGTCTCCCACATAGCCTCTTGCATATTGTACGTCTGCCTGTTTTCCGAATCTGGCTTTAATTCCGTCTAATGGAAGGGTTTCATATTTTACTTTTAAAGAAGAAGAACCTCCTCCGATAGTCATGATTTTGATGGCATTTTCACCGATTACGGCAATTTTTTTAGCTTTATTAATATCAATCGGAAGTACATTTCCTTGATTTTTCAACAAAACGATTCCTTCTTCGCCGATTTCTTTGGCCACAGCTTTGTGTTCTTCAGAAGCGATGTTTCCGAAAGGTTTGTTTTTATTCATCGTGGTTTTGTAAGCCAAACGTAGAATTCTCGTTACTTTATCATCAAGTTCCTGTGTGCCGACTTTCCCTTCTTTAATTAACTTTAAATAAGGTTTAGCTAAATAATAATTATCATAAGCATTGGAATTCCCTTCCGAAAGCCCGTTTGTCCAGCTCCCGAATTCAAGGTCTAATCCGTTGTGTATGGCTTGTTCTGTACTGTTTACCGCACCCCAGTCTGAAACTACAACTCCTTTATAATTCCATTCTTTCTTTAAAATATCATTTAATAAATACTGATTCTGACTGGCATACTGACCTTTATACATATCATAAGCTCCCATGATTGTCCAGGAATCACCTTCTGTAACCGCCGCTTTGAAAGCCGGAAGATAAATCTCGTACAACGTTCTGTCATCGATTTTTACATTGCTTGTATGGCGGAACATTTCCTGGTTATTCAGCGCAAAATGCTTCACCGAAGTTGCCACACCGTTTGACTGAACACCTTTGATATAAGGAACCACCATTTTTGAGGTTAGATAAGGATCTTCACCCATATATTCGAAATTCCTTCCGTTCAGTGGAGTTCTGTAAATATTCACTCCGGGTCCTAAAAGGATATCTTTTTTTCTGTATCGTGCTTCTTCGCCCAAAGCTTTACCGTAGTTCCAGGACATTTTTTTGTTCCATGTTGCGGAAAGGGCTGTCAGTGCCGGATAAGCAATGATAGAGTCGTTGGTCCAGCCAGCCTGGTTCCATTCGTCCCACATTACTTCCGGGCGAACACCGTGTGGTCCGTCTGTTGTCCAGAATTCCGGAATTCCCAACCTCGGAACACCTGCTGAACTGAATTTTGACTGTGCATGAAGCATCGCAATTTTTTCTTCCAGCGTCATTCTGGAGAGAGCATCCTGAACACGCTGTTCCACAGGTTTGGAATCGTCTAAATATACAGGTAGAGCAGTAGTATTTTGAGCCATATACGAAGCAGAAATAAGGGTAATTAAACTTACAATGGCGGTTTTCTTGAACATAAAAAGCCTTTTTTGATTGGTAACAAAAATAGCAAAAATTTTTATTATCTCAAATTGAGAAAATGAAAATTTAATGAAATGGTTATTAATAACCAATATGTTATTTCATTTAGACAAAGCAGTGAGTTGTTATTCTGACAAAATATGATAAAACATCATTTATTAAACTAGTTAAATGTCCAGCATTTCAAACCGTCGTAATTTAGCATCATAAAATAAAAACAACATGGAAAATAGAATTTTAGGTTTGCATCACATTACAGCGATCGCAGACAACGCAAAAAGAAATTTAGATTTTTATACTCAGGTTTTGGGAGTTAGACTGGTAAAGAAAACGGTGAATTTTGATGATCCGGGAACTTACCACTTTTATTTCGGAAACGAAGAAGGAACTCCGGGAACGATCTTAACATTCTTTCCGTGGGAAGGAATTGGAAAAGGCACCAACGGTTCCGGTTTAGCTACACACATCGGATATTCCGTTCCAAAAGGAAGCTTGGAATTCTGGAAAAACAGATTGCAACAATTTAATATAAATGTAGAAGAAGGGGAAATTTTCGGGGAAAAACTGATTTCATTTCAGGATCCGGATGGCTTACAATTACAGTTCATCGAATCAGCAACACCTGACAACAGAAAAGTCTGGACAACTGATGATATTAAAGATGAAAATGCTTTGAAAGGCTTCCACAATATCACATTGACATTGAGAAAAGCAGATCCGACAATCAAAGTATTGACAGATATTTTCGGGTACGATTTACAAAAACAGGAAGGTGAAAGATACCGTTTTGCAACCGATGCGATTGAAACAGCAAATCTTGTCGACATCATTGAAAATGATAAAATATCAGCAGGAAGAAATGCTGCGGGAACCAATCACCACGTTGCATTCAGGGTGAAAAATGATAATGTTTTAATGGAATTCCGTGAAAAAGTTTTATCTGCAGGATTGAATATCACTCCGAAAATCGACAGAGATTATTTCTACTCACTGTATTTCCGTGAACCGGGCGGTGTTTTATTTGAAATCGCGACCGATAACCCGGGATTCACTGTGGATGAGCCTTTGAACGAATTGGGAACAAGCTTAAAGCTTCCAAAACAACACGAAGGACTACGCGAAAAAATTGAAGAAGTTTTACCGAAATTATCATAGATCATTACTCAATTTTCAGAAAGGTCTTACCTTTAAATTATTAATTAAAAAATCAAAAGCAATGGAAACTACAAAAGTGCTCATGGGAAACGTGAGAGGTGAAATTCAACTTTTCTCAGACGATAACAAAGCAGGGAAAATGGATATCTCGGTAATCGGAAAAAAATTAACCGTTTATCATACCGAAGTGAATGAAGAATACGAAGGAAGAGGTTTTGCAAAAATTTTACTGGAAAAACTGGTTTCCTACGCAAGAGAAAATGATTTGAAAATTCTGGCGTTGTGTCCCTATGTTCATGCCCAATTCAAACGCCATCCTGAAGAATATCAAGATGTTTGGTTGAAAGAAGAGGAATAATTTAACTAAAAGCTTTGCGTCTTAGCGTTAAAAGTAAACAACTATCAACAACAAAAACCAAGAACTATGTCACTCATCACAGGACTTCACCACGTAACCGCCATCACAGGCGATTCACAGGAAAATATAGACTTTTACACCGGAGTTTTAGGACTTCGATTGGTAAAAAAGACGGTAAATTTTGATTATTCCGATGTTTATCATTTTTATTTCGGGGACGAATTCGGAACTCCGGGAACGATTATGACGACTTTCCCGTATGGAAAAGGTCTGGTGAATGGGAGACACGGTAAAGGAATGCTGAATACAACAGCTTTTTCAGTGTCAATGGATGCGTTGGATTATTGGATGAACCGTTTGAATCAGTTTAATATACCTTTTAAGCAGCCTCAGCAAAGGTTTTCCGGAGAAGTTTTTATTTACTTGGAAGATTTTGACGGATTGGGATTGGAGTTGGTTTTTAATGATAAAGACAATAGAAAAGGCTATTACAACGGATTTATTCCAAAAGATTTTGCTATCAAAGGAATTCATCATGTAGAAATCTGGCTGGATGCATATGAAAGAACAGCAGCGTTGTTGACGACTCAAATGGATCACAAACTCATTGCCGAGAGTTCAGACCGGTTCAGGTTTGCAACGGAAGATGTTCCCGGAAAATATGTGGATCTGCTTTGCACTCCGAATGCGTTGAAAGGTTTGGCGGGAAGAGGGACGGTTCACCACGTGGCTTTTGCGACCCCCAACGCAGAAACGCAGCTTGAAATGGTTGAAAAATTAAACAAACTTGGCTTGGAACATACTGAGGTGAAGGACAGAAAATATTTCACTTCCGTATATTTTAAAGAGCCGGGAGGTGTTTTGTTTGAAATCGCCACTTCAGGCCCGGGATTCGATGTGGATGAGGAGTTTGCTTCCTTGGGTGAACAGCTAAGCCTGCCGAAACAATTTGAAGAAAAAAGAGAACATTTGGTTGAAGTTTTACCAAAAATTAATTATCCGACAGAAAAATTTAGATAAAATAATGAGTCATACTTTAGATATAAAAACAGGAGGGAAATCATTGAATGAAGCTGAAAAAGTGTTAATCATGATTCACGGAAGAGGAGGAAGTGCACAGGATATTGTAAGCTTATCACAGCATTTGAATGTGAAAGATTATGCCTTATTAGCTCCTCAGGCGACCAACGGAACCTGGTATCCTTTTTCGTTCATGGCTCCGGTTGAGCAAAACGAACCGTGGCTGTCATCTGCTGTTGAAACGGTTGAAAAAACAGTTCAAACCGCTTTGGATGCAGGAATTAAATCCGAAAATATTTACTTTTTCGGATTTTCGCAGGGGGCTTGTCTTACGTTGGAATTTTTAGCAAGAAATGCTCAGAAGTTCGGTGGAGCAGCAGCGATTATCGGTGGAGTTATCGGTGAAAAAATCGATCGTGAAAATTATAAAGGTGATTTTGCCCAGACTCCGATTTTCCTGGGAACAAGCAATCCGGATTTTCATGTTCCGGTGGAAAGAGTGTATGCAACGGCCAATATTTTAAAGGAAATGAATGCTGATGTAACGGAAAAGGTTTACGCAAATTTCGGACATTCTATCAATCAAGAGGAAATTGAATGGGCGAATGCTTTGATTTTTAAATAATTTAAATACAAATCGACACGAATATTTTCACAAATAACACAATATTGGATTCAATAGGAACGGGCTTTAGCCTGTTTAAACAAATAAAATAAATCAATTGGCTTTAGCCAAAACAAAAAAATGAAAATAACAAGAATCTTCAGTGACGAAAAAGGCGAATCTCATTTTGAAGATGTAGAAATTCCTTTACTTGATCAGGGTGAAATCGGTTTTCTGTCAGAAGGCATTGATGTCAAAAAACTGCAGTTCAGAAAGGTTTCCGCAGATTATGATTATGACTTTCATCACGCTCCCCAAAAACAGTATATTATATTGCTGGACGGCGGCGTGGAAATAGAAACTTCGCTTGGTGAGATCAGACAGTTTCAGACCGGAGAAATTCTTTTGGTTGAAGATATTTCGGGAAAAGGTCATAAAACGAAGAACTTAGAAAAGCGGGAGAGAATGTCTTTGTTTATTCATGTTTAAATTAATTTTAATGAATTTATTAAAGAAAAGATTGCTTCGTCATTTCTGAGCCATGCTCAAAGATTTATAGTGTTCACAATGACAAAGCCTTAGCTGAGCGAAACGCCTTTGCGAACGAAAAATAAGCAGAAAGAATTAACAAAAAACCTAGCGTCTTCGCGTTAAAACCAAAAACCAGCAACAACCAACCAACAACAAAAACCTATGAAAACACTAAACTTTCTCGTCATCGGAAAAAATCAGGAAATTCTTGATGTATTAAAAAGGATCATCGAAAATAATGAAGGCTGGAAGGCAGAAATTCAGAGCGATGAAAATTTCTGCTATGAATATATCAAAGAAAAACAGGTAGATATCGTGCTGTTGAGTTCCGGATTGGAAGAACAATTTGAAAAAGATATTAAAGTTTTTTGTGAAAATTTAGACAAAGAAGTGAAGGTTATTGACCATTACGGAGGAGGAAGTGGACTGCTAAAGAATGAAGTTTACGCACTTTTTCCTAATTTGCAGTCATAAACTGCAATTTATGTCTGAAAACATCATCGAAAACGTAACACGATTCATCAACCTTAGCGAAAACGAAGAAAAATTTTTCACGGATTTATTGACGCTACAGACTTTTCCCAAGAAAACTGTCTTGTTGAGGGAAGGAGAAATCTGCCAGTTTGAGGGATACATCCAAAAAGGTTGTGTAAGAGTCTATTACCTTGATGATAACGGTTTTGAAGTAACTATTTTATTTGCCATTGAAGATTGGTGGATCAGCGATATTGCTTCATTTCAGGAACAAAAACCTTCACGATTATACATCGAAACTTTGGAAGATTCGGAAATTTATATGCTGAATCCTACAACGAAAGAAAAATTATTAACCGAAATTCCAAAATTCGAAAGAGTTTTCAGAATGTTGGTACAGAGAAATCTTTCAACCTTACAAAGCCGTTTGGTGAATACCATTTCAAAAAGCGCATCCGACCGATATTTGGAGTTTATCAAAGTTTATCCATCCATTCCGCAAAGGGTTGCGCAATATTACATTGCTTCTTATCTCGGAGTTTCTAAGGAATTTGTAAGTACAATCAGAAAACGTCTGGCTTCGAAGGAGAAATAGTTTTTTCTACCATTAAAATATATGCAAAATTCCCCTCCATTGGAGGGGTGGCGAAAATTCAAAGAATTTTTGACGGGGTGGTTTAAGCATACATATTAAACTACCCCGTCTTTTTGTTTCACAAAAATCCACCCTTTCATTGAAGGGGAATCTCACACTGCAAACCGACCTGGGAAAATGGAGCGTTAAGAAAATTCTACTGTTCGAAGCGCGAGACAAATGTTAAATTGAAACACTAACGTTGAATTCGCGCAAGTTTGGGAATTTTAGGAATAAATTTAAATTTTTAGCGGAAGTTTCCAAGTCCTGAACTTTTGGTTCTTCTGTTTCAAGACAAAAGGACTTAATTATTTAATAAAAATTAAATTTATTAAACTAGTTAAATGCACAGCAATTCCAATCTTCCGAAATTTGTCCTATCAAAACGAATAAATTACGAATACATATGGACCGAAAAGATTTTTTAAAGAAAGGATTACTGGGAACCGGAATGTTTGTAGCATCAGCTTCACTAGGCAACGCCATGAAAAATGAGATCGACGAAATCGAACCGTTGGAACCGATCGGATACAATCACTTACCCAATCCCGATTCGAAAATTAAAGACAATTCTGTGATTCACAAAGCGGATTCCAGAGGAAAGGCGGATCATGGATGGTTGGTGAGCAATCATACGTTCAGTTTTGCAAATTATTACAATCCCGAA from Chryseobacterium wanjuense includes these protein-coding regions:
- a CDS encoding glycoside hydrolase family 3 C-terminal domain-containing protein; this encodes MFKKTAIVSLITLISASYMAQNTTALPVYLDDSKPVEQRVQDALSRMTLEEKIAMLHAQSKFSSAGVPRLGIPEFWTTDGPHGVRPEVMWDEWNQAGWTNDSIIAYPALTALSATWNKKMSWNYGKALGEEARYRKKDILLGPGVNIYRTPLNGRNFEYMGEDPYLTSKMVVPYIKGVQSNGVATSVKHFALNNQEMFRHTSNVKIDDRTLYEIYLPAFKAAVTEGDSWTIMGAYDMYKGQYASQNQYLLNDILKKEWNYKGVVVSDWGAVNSTEQAIHNGLDLEFGSWTNGLSEGNSNAYDNYYLAKPYLKLIKEGKVGTQELDDKVTRILRLAYKTTMNKNKPFGNIASEEHKAVAKEIGEEGIVLLKNQGNVLPIDINKAKKIAVIGENAIKIMTIGGGSSSLKVKYETLPLDGIKARFGKQADVQYARGYVGDIGGEYNGVKSGQNLKDDRSPGEILNEAVELAKKSDYVIFIGGLNKADFQDSEGNDRKSYELPYNQNNVISALAKANKNLAVVLVSGNAVAMPWVKEVPTIVQAWYLGSEAGNSIASILAGDTNPSGKLPFTFPVKLEDNAAHQLGEYPGNKEELAAGKGKDQNNPINIAYNEGILVGYRWHDTKKIKPLFSFGHGLSYTTFEFGKAKADKTTMTQDDKITISVTVKNTGKRAGAEVAQLYISDLKSSVQRPAKELKGFEKVFLNPGEEKEVTFSIDKTALSFFDADKHDWVAEPGDFEAQIGNSSDAIKTKVKFTLK
- a CDS encoding ring-cleaving dioxygenase codes for the protein MENRILGLHHITAIADNAKRNLDFYTQVLGVRLVKKTVNFDDPGTYHFYFGNEEGTPGTILTFFPWEGIGKGTNGSGLATHIGYSVPKGSLEFWKNRLQQFNINVEEGEIFGEKLISFQDPDGLQLQFIESATPDNRKVWTTDDIKDENALKGFHNITLTLRKADPTIKVLTDIFGYDLQKQEGERYRFATDAIETANLVDIIENDKISAGRNAAGTNHHVAFRVKNDNVLMEFREKVLSAGLNITPKIDRDYFYSLYFREPGGVLFEIATDNPGFTVDEPLNELGTSLKLPKQHEGLREKIEEVLPKLS
- a CDS encoding cupin domain-containing protein is translated as MKITRIFSDEKGESHFEDVEIPLLDQGEIGFLSEGIDVKKLQFRKVSADYDYDFHHAPQKQYIILLDGGVEIETSLGEIRQFQTGEILLVEDISGKGHKTKNLEKRERMSLFIHV
- a CDS encoding VOC family protein, which produces MSLITGLHHVTAITGDSQENIDFYTGVLGLRLVKKTVNFDYSDVYHFYFGDEFGTPGTIMTTFPYGKGLVNGRHGKGMLNTTAFSVSMDALDYWMNRLNQFNIPFKQPQQRFSGEVFIYLEDFDGLGLELVFNDKDNRKGYYNGFIPKDFAIKGIHHVEIWLDAYERTAALLTTQMDHKLIAESSDRFRFATEDVPGKYVDLLCTPNALKGLAGRGTVHHVAFATPNAETQLEMVEKLNKLGLEHTEVKDRKYFTSVYFKEPGGVLFEIATSGPGFDVDEEFASLGEQLSLPKQFEEKREHLVEVLPKINYPTEKFR
- a CDS encoding Crp/Fnr family transcriptional regulator: MSENIIENVTRFINLSENEEKFFTDLLTLQTFPKKTVLLREGEICQFEGYIQKGCVRVYYLDDNGFEVTILFAIEDWWISDIASFQEQKPSRLYIETLEDSEIYMLNPTTKEKLLTEIPKFERVFRMLVQRNLSTLQSRLVNTISKSASDRYLEFIKVYPSIPQRVAQYYIASYLGVSKEFVSTIRKRLASKEK
- a CDS encoding alpha/beta hydrolase: MSHTLDIKTGGKSLNEAEKVLIMIHGRGGSAQDIVSLSQHLNVKDYALLAPQATNGTWYPFSFMAPVEQNEPWLSSAVETVEKTVQTALDAGIKSENIYFFGFSQGACLTLEFLARNAQKFGGAAAIIGGVIGEKIDRENYKGDFAQTPIFLGTSNPDFHVPVERVYATANILKEMNADVTEKVYANFGHSINQEEIEWANALIFK
- a CDS encoding GNAT family N-acetyltransferase codes for the protein METTKVLMGNVRGEIQLFSDDNKAGKMDISVIGKKLTVYHTEVNEEYEGRGFAKILLEKLVSYARENDLKILALCPYVHAQFKRHPEEYQDVWLKEEE